The sequence TCGACAACGAGACAAGCTTTTTCGACGGCGCCTCATCGCTTCCCGATGGACAGGACATCACAAAAACGCGTATCAACTCGATCACCTTGACAGCCCCGGTGCCCACATATCGCGGGTCACTGGTGTTTGGATTCGGTCTGAACCGAGTCAACAGTTTCGATCGCGCATTCGGTGTGCAATACCTTGCCTCAAATACTCTGTCCGCTGCGGTCGAAGGAATCAGTGCGCGCGAGCATGAGACCGGCGGGATGTGGAAGTGGACCGCGGCAGGCGCCGTCGACATATCACCGCGCGTGTCGGCCGGCCTTTCCCTGCATCTGTTGACCGGGAAAGATGAATATCGCTACATGGAAACCGATGACCGTTCGCCGAACGTCATCTCGCTGGATCAGTCGATCGATGTCGACTACGTGGGTATCAGCGCGACCGGCGGACTCAGCTATGCCGCGTCGCCGAACGTGACTGCCGGGATTGTCATCGAGACCCCGACCTTCATTGCGGCGGAGGAAACGGCGTTTCTGGTGCACGACACGGCATTCTCCGACTACATATGGGAGTACGGTCCCTCCTTCGCGGACTACAATCTGACCAAGCCATTCGTATTCGGCTTCGGACTGGGCGCCCAATTCGATCAGATCAACTTAGTCGGCGACATCCGCTACACCGACTGGTCGCAATTGGATATCGACTACGACGACCCGATATTGGAACCGGACGAAACCGCGGCCCTTCTGTTCATCGACGACTATCTGACCGAGGTCGTGAGCATTCACCTGGGCGGCGAGTTGATTTTGCCGCAACAGGGAATGTCGGTACGGGCGGGATACTTTTTCGACCCGTTGCCCCTGGAGTCGCGGTATGTCGCATCGGACCGGCAGTACATCACGGCCGGGCTGGGATTCCTCATCGACCGGGTGATGACGCTGGACATCGCCTATGTGCACGGCGGGTATGAACTGCGCGATGCCAGTCCCGGATTCTATTTCGCCGATTACAAGACGCGGCGCTTATTCCTGACGTTCGGATATCGGATCTGAGATACGCAAGATACGTTTCGAGTTTATCGGCTATAATCCCATCGCGTCCCAGCCATCCAGCGTCGATCGGCAGAAATCGCGGACCGTTGCGATGGCGCCCTGCCGATAGCGCTTTGCCTTCTCGACATCAAAATCGGGCGCGCCCTCGCCCGCCTTCGTCGTCAGGATCGGCCCGGGATACGGGTACACCGTGACTCCCGGCGCGAACTGATAGATCATCCGTTCGGAGTACGCATCGGCGTGAATGGTATCGGGGCGGATCGCGAGGACATAGCCATTCTCATCAGTGCCCGCGTGCCCGCCGGCCTGTCCATACACTTCCTCACAGACGGGCGCGGCCAAGAGCCACCAATCGACGACGAGGATCTTCATTCCGGTGCGGCGGTGGGCTTCCCATGACGCTGCCTTCAGCGTTTGCGTGTTGCCTCCATGGCCGTTGATGACGATCAGCGAATCGAAGCCCCACGATGCGATACCGCTGAAAACGGACGCGCAGTAATCCGCGAAAATCTCCTCATCGACCGGCACGGCGCCGGGATACGCCGCCAGTCCTTTGACTTGGCCGTAATGAATGGGGGGACACACCAGCGCGTGCAGATCGTCGGCGATCTGATCGACAAGGTCGATGGGGATGATGTTGTCGGTGCCCAATGGACCGACACCGTGCCCTTCAAGCGTACCGATGGCCATCATGGCTGTCCGGTAAGCGGCGGGAACCGCCTCCTGGAATTCCGCCCAATTCAAGTTTTCCCAATATGTAGGCATCGCCTCTCCTTGCTATGCGCTTCAAACACAACGGGCCGGCGACACCACGTGCACCGGCCTGATGATCGCGTCGATCCGATCCCGGATTATGGCTCGGCGGGGCTCTCCTTGATGTACTCTGCGAGTACGTCTTCTGTGCAGCGTCCGGTGTCTTCGTCGCCGTTAATCCGACAGAAATTGATTTCGCGCACGATGAATTCCAAATCTTCCTGGTGGCTGACATCATAGTTGAGGTCGATTTCTTGCCACGTGAGTCCGGCCCTCTCAAGCGCCCCAGTGGAATCACGGTATGCCTGATCGCTGCCGATGGTCACCAGTCCCGCCGCCTCGGGGCAATCGGAGCGCATTCCGAATAAGTAGCAGCCCCCCTCGATGGTCGGGCCCAGGATCAAGGGATGATCGCGCAAGTGCTCCAGCGCGCCGACGATGAGTTCGGGCGGCATCGTCGGGAGGTATCCACCCATGGTGATGATGTACTGGTAACCGGCACTCAGGCAATGCCGGAGATTCTCGGTCGTGCGTTCGCCGATCGGCGCGACCGACTGCGGCAGAACTTCCATACGCGACGCCAAAGTCTCCACACCGCGCCGTTGCGGATAATGCTCACGCAACAGCGCCGCCGCGTCCCGGGCCCAGATCGCGCGCTCCCTGGGTGCGATGGCCACCTTGACGTCAGCGAATTCGACCGCCGCCACTTGCGCCAGCGTGTCGGTGAAAAATGCGCGTTTCAGCTTGAGCATCTTGACGTCATCGAAGACGCGCAAGACCGGCAACGGCTCCTCTTTGCCGACGGGGTTGCGTACCTGGATGATGATAACGCTGCGACCACGCATGAGTCTGCCTGGCGGCGAGTATAACACGCACCCACGGGCAATTCAAGCAAACCCGGACTAATCTTGTGACGACCGGTAGAGGCAGTGCAATCGAATGTAGGCGGCCACGACGGGCGGCGTGAGGAAGTCTATTGACAGCCCCGATGCGATGCGTTCGCGAATGATCGTCGAGGAAATATCCACACGCGGCATCGCGACGGTCAAATCGGCATGCCGCGCTAAAGCGTCGCCTTCTCCCATTCGCGTCATGCCGGCAATCCGTGCCAGTTTGCGCACGCGCGCCGAGTCCTTCCACGACGGGAAATCAGCAAGCGCATCATCGCCGAGTACCAAGAGCAGTTCAGCCCGCGGCATCCGCTCATGCAGGGCGTCGAGAGTGTCTACAGTAAACGACGGTCCCGTACGCTGCCCTTCAATGTCGGAGACCTTCAGGGCAGGCGAATGTTCCACCGCCAGCCGCAGCATGGCCAAGCGGTGATCGAAGGACGCATGCGGCGGCGTCTGCTTCAAGGGCGAGTGGTTGTTCGGGACCAGCAGCAAGCGATCGCACGGCAACTGCTCGCACGCGCATTGCGCGGCGATCAGGTGTCCGTGATGAACGGGATCAAATGAACCGCCGAGGATTCCAATGCGTTCTGCCGTCGGCATCAGAGAGCCGCCTTCGCGCCGATCAGTGCCCGTCACCGTCCAGCGCCTGTCGCTGATCACGACGCCGCGCCAGATCGGCGACACGCCGGCGGGCGGACTTCGTGCGTTCGTGTTCGGGGTACAAATAGATCAGTTTTTCGAAATACTCGATGGAACGACTCAGGGAATCCTGTTTACGATACCCCTCGGCGATGTAGTAGACCGCTTCGGGAATGAGCGGCGAACCGGGGTACTTGTCGATGACCTCCTGCATGTACACGCGCGCGGCTCCAAAGCGGCCCATGCGATGGTACAGGCGTCCGGCCTTGAAATCACGCTGGGACAGTCGTCCGTCGGCCACCGCCAACAGCGAATCGGCGGTACGCACGTGCGCTGACAACGGATGCAGATCCTTAAACAATCTCAACTGCCGGATGGCATCCTCGGTTCGTTGCTGATCCAATGATGGATTCTCCGGCGCGACGCTCATCAGGGAACGGCACTGCAACAGATCGGCGTCTTCGACCAGCGTGCTGGACGGGTAGCGCCGCCGCAGCCGCTCGAATTCATCGCGCGCGGAGATGAAGTCTTCCAAATTGAAGTAGCACATTCCCAGCATGAATTGCGCGGAATCGACTCGCGCCGCACCGGGGAAATTGAACACGAACTGTTCGTAGGCAACGCGCGCCTTCTCCCACTTGCGCCTGGCATAGTGCTCTTGCGCGCGGGCATAGGTTTCATCGGCCGAGCCGAGGGGGGGCGGCTTGCTGCCGCCGCAGGAGACCGCGCCCACACTGGTCAGCAACAGGATGGAACAGGCCGCAGCATGGGACAATAGGTCTGTCGGGATGATCGATCGCCAGGGACGCGCGTGCATGGCCGGGCAAGTTATGTCAGTCCCATCTATGGACCAAGGCAAAAGCCCAGTCCTTGTAGTGTCGCCGCCGATCAGAGTTCCAATCGGGAGGGGCGGGCGGTCCGTCGGTGCGATTGTCGTCTGGAATCAGACTATAGACAGGGCGCCGTCAGCGGGATGCGTGGCGCGCCATAGCGCAGGCGCAGGTCGTTGAAGGCGTCCATGACACGCCGTGTGTATGAGTACGGCAGACTGCGTCCCTTTTGCAGGGATTCGCGGACCACGGTTTCGCCGCGGTTGTAGGCCACGAGCGCATTCTCCACACATCCGAATTGGCGGCACAAATCAGCCAGGTAGCGCGTACCGACGCGCAGGTTGAAGTCCGGCTCGAAGAGCGCATCATCGCTGGGCCACTCCCATCCGACCTGGGAAGCCACCCAACGTCCGGTCGACGGTTTGACCTGCATCAATCCTCGCGCTCCCATGATCGATACTGCATCGGTGCCGAACGACGATTCGACTTTGATCACAGCGACTATCAGCAGCGGCGGCAGTTGATGCTCCTGGCTGACCTCGTAAATGTCGGCCGCCAATCGGGCCTCGTCATCGTGACTCAGATTCGTTTGCAGATCCTCGACGGCTTCCAGCACACGCAGGCGGTCTTCCAAATACGCGATGCGTTCGGCCTGATCGGCGATGCGTTCTTCCTGCTGCTGCAGTTGCCGTCCGAGTTCGACATTCCGGTTGGCCTGATGTGCGAAGCCGACGACGGCCACAATCCAGATCGCCATGAAGGCCGCTGCCATCGGCCAGGAGATCGCAAGGCCGCGTCGCTTGGGGATCGAATCGTTGTTTGTCATACTGTAGCTCCAACAGTGGCCGACGGGCGGCGCCCGGATGCCGCATCGTGCTGCGCATCACAGCGGCCGGTGAGATCGACGCCTTCGGCTCCGGTGACCAGAACGTTGTAGATGCCGAAAGCGGTGATCGCGTCGCCTGAGACGATGATTCGTCCGTCGATATCGGGCGCGTCGTGAATGGTACGGCCTTCCCAAC is a genomic window of Candidatus Zixiibacteriota bacterium containing:
- a CDS encoding creatininase family protein — encoded protein: MPTYWENLNWAEFQEAVPAAYRTAMMAIGTLEGHGVGPLGTDNIIPIDLVDQIADDLHALVCPPIHYGQVKGLAAYPGAVPVDEEIFADYCASVFSGIASWGFDSLIVINGHGGNTQTLKAASWEAHRRTGMKILVVDWWLLAAPVCEEVYGQAGGHAGTDENGYVLAIRPDTIHADAYSERMIYQFAPGVTVYPYPGPILTTKAGEGAPDFDVEKAKRYRQGAIATVRDFCRSTLDGWDAMGL
- a CDS encoding DUF2064 domain-containing protein; this translates as MRGRSVIIIQVRNPVGKEEPLPVLRVFDDVKMLKLKRAFFTDTLAQVAAVEFADVKVAIAPRERAIWARDAAALLREHYPQRRGVETLASRMEVLPQSVAPIGERTTENLRHCLSAGYQYIITMGGYLPTMPPELIVGALEHLRDHPLILGPTIEGGCYLFGMRSDCPEAAGLVTIGSDQAYRDSTGALERAGLTWQEIDLNYDVSHQEDLEFIVREINFCRINGDEDTGRCTEDVLAEYIKESPAEP
- the nadD gene encoding nicotinate (nicotinamide) nucleotide adenylyltransferase; amino-acid sequence: MPTAERIGILGGSFDPVHHGHLIAAQCACEQLPCDRLLLVPNNHSPLKQTPPHASFDHRLAMLRLAVEHSPALKVSDIEGQRTGPSFTVDTLDALHERMPRAELLLVLGDDALADFPSWKDSARVRKLARIAGMTRMGEGDALARHADLTVAMPRVDISSTIIRERIASGLSIDFLTPPVVAAYIRLHCLYRSSQD
- the bamD gene encoding outer membrane protein assembly factor BamD produces the protein MHARPWRSIIPTDLLSHAAACSILLLTSVGAVSCGGSKPPPLGSADETYARAQEHYARRKWEKARVAYEQFVFNFPGAARVDSAQFMLGMCYFNLEDFISARDEFERLRRRYPSSTLVEDADLLQCRSLMSVAPENPSLDQQRTEDAIRQLRLFKDLHPLSAHVRTADSLLAVADGRLSQRDFKAGRLYHRMGRFGAARVYMQEVIDKYPGSPLIPEAVYYIAEGYRKQDSLSRSIEYFEKLIYLYPEHERTKSARRRVADLARRRDQRQALDGDGH
- a CDS encoding lytic transglycosylase domain-containing protein; this encodes MTNNDSIPKRRGLAISWPMAAAFMAIWIVAVVGFAHQANRNVELGRQLQQQEERIADQAERIAYLEDRLRVLEAVEDLQTNLSHDDEARLAADIYEVSQEHQLPPLLIVAVIKVESSFGTDAVSIMGARGLMQVKPSTGRWVASQVGWEWPSDDALFEPDFNLRVGTRYLADLCRQFGCVENALVAYNRGETVVRESLQKGRSLPYSYTRRVMDAFNDLRLRYGAPRIPLTAPCL